The following proteins come from a genomic window of Lolium rigidum isolate FL_2022 chromosome 5, APGP_CSIRO_Lrig_0.1, whole genome shotgun sequence:
- the LOC124655680 gene encoding glycosyltransferase BC10-like, producing MKLKSRRGSVGDEESPGADAVGSLIAPLTPRKDCWWSSALLKAITVLLVLVTGVLIGFAASANISRCYFYTPLSSSSSSSSDHHRHLQVGGDGDDSNSNSKTQQTQQAETQGSSPSPPSFMDFVHPGSPWGHTMSDEELFWRASMVPRVEEYPYQRVPKVAFLFLTRGPLPFARLWERFFRGHNGLYSVYVHALPNYVLNVSASSPFYGRQIPSQEVSWGSITLVDAEKRLLANALLDHSNQRFVLVSESCVPVYNFPTVYEYLVNSAHSFVESYNIDVPQCAGRYNPRMAPDVMEDQWRKGSEWFELSRDLALDIVADKRYHAVFRQHCTPSCYPDEHYIPTYLHLTHGARNANRTITWVDWSRGGPHPARYGKGSVTTEFIQAIRNNGTQCDYNGKPTNVCYLFARKFAPSALGTLINLTTTLLDF from the coding sequence ATGAAGCTCAAGTCTCGGCGAGGCAGCGTCGGGGACGAGGAATCACCAGGTGCGGACGCCGTCGGGAGCCTGATCGCCCCCCTCACGCCGCGCAAGGACTGCTGGTGGTCCTCGGCGCTCCTCAAGGCCATCACCGTGCTCCTCGTCCTCGTCACCGGCGTCCTCATCGGGTTCGCCGCCAGCGCCAACATCTCACGCTGCTACTTCTACACGCCgttgtcatcgtcgtcgtcgtcgtcgtcggatcaCCACCGTCATCTGCAGGTTGGTGGTGACGGCGACGATTCGAATTCGAATTCAAAGACGCAGCAGACCCAACAGGCGGAGACGCAGGGCTCATCACCGTCGCCGCCATCATTCATGGACTTCGTGCACCCCGGCTCCCCGTGGGGCCACACGATGTCCGACGAGGAGCTGTTCTGGCGGGCGTCGATGGTTCCCCGGGTGGAGGAGTACCCTTACCAGCGTGTGCCCAAGGTGGCCTTCCTCTTCCTCACCCGCGGCCCGCTCCCGTTCGCCCGCCTCTGGGAGCGCTTCTTCCGCGGCCACAACGGGCTCTACTCCGTCTACGTGCATGCCCTCCCCAACTACGTCCTCAACGTCTCCGCCTCCTCCCCCTTCTACGGGCGGCAGATCCCGAGCCAGGAGGTGTCGTGGGGCTCCATCACCCTCGTCGACGCCGAGAAGCGGCTCCTCGCCAACGCGCTCCTCGACCACTCCAACCAGCGCTTCGTGCTCGTCTCCGAGAGCTGCGTCCCCGTCTACAACTTCCCCACCGTCTACGAGTACCTCGTCAACTCCGCGCACAGCTTCGTGGAGTCGTACAACATCGACGTGCCGCAGTGCGCCGGCCGCTACAACCCGCGCATGGCGCCGGACGTCATGGAGGACCAGTGGCGCAAGGGGTCCGAGTGGTTCGAGCTCAGCCGGGACCTCGCGCTCGACATCGTCGCCGATAAGCGGTACCACGCCGTCTTCAGGCAGCActgcacgccgtcgtgctacccCGACGAGCACTACATCCCGACGTACCTCCACCTGACGCACGGGGCCAGGAACGCCAACCGGACCATCACCTGGGTCGACTGGTCCAGGGGCGGCCCTCACCCGGCCCGCTACGGCAAGGGCAGCGTCACCACGGAGTTCATCCAGGCCATACGGAACAACGGGACGCAGTGCGACTACAACGGGAAGCCAACCAACGTGTGCTACCTCTTCGCCAGAAAGTTCGCGCCTAGCGCCCTCGGCACGCTCATCAACCTCACCACCACGCTACTCGACTTCTAA